A stretch of Larus michahellis chromosome Z, bLarMic1.1, whole genome shotgun sequence DNA encodes these proteins:
- the MAP3K1 gene encoding mitogen-activated protein kinase kinase kinase 1 isoform X2 has translation MSSRDMENKETPRGLQKMDDRPEERMIREKLKATCMPAWKHEWLERRSRRGPVVVKPIPAKVDGSEMNKLCLEPQAEGQSTASSLTQKGRRSPSPSSSSSSSSRTVKSESPGVRRKRVSPVPFQSGRITPPRRAPSPDGFSPYSPEETNRRVNKVMRARLYLLQQIGPNSFLIGGDSPDNKYRVFIGPQTCSCGRGTFCIHLLFVMLRVFQLEPSDPMLWRKTLKNFEVESLFQKYHSRRSSRIKAPSRNTIQKFVSRMSNSHTLSSSSTSTSSSENSMKDEEEQMCPICLLGMLDEESLTVCEDGCRNKLHHHCMSIWAEECRRNREPLICPLCRSKWRSHDFYSHELPNPVDSSVLRVVQQQTQQQSTAGSQRRTQESNFNLTHYGVQQIPSAYKDLAEPWIQVFGMELVGCLFSRNWNIREMALRRLSHDVSGALLLANGESTGNSGSSNGNNTSAGALGAASGSSQTSISGDVVVESCCSVLSMVCADPVYKVYVAALKTLRAMLVYTPCHTLAERTKLQRLLKPVVETILVKCADANSRTSQLSVSTLLEMCKGQAGELAVGREILKSGSIGIGGVDYVLNCILGTQTESINWQALLGRLCLIDRLLLEFPGEFYPHIVCGDVLQADTIVDRYKKLLSLLTFALQSIDNSHSMVGKLSRRVFLSAARMVARVPHVFVKLLEMLSATSSTHYARMRRRLMAIADEMEIAEAIQLGMEEMRSGECRHEDFLQLPVPDNSPEATESNTPNNTVQLSGKSGKGFSDKNLSASPEDISETLAGLAVGLPVSSVTTEQPKPAIQTKGKPHSQCLNSSPSSSHSQSLFPTLLSPSNPSVPAGTVTDVSKLRPQGFVPCKIPSPSPQTQRKLSLQFQRNCSENKEPEKLSPVFTQARPLPSSHIHRPKPSRPTPSDVNKQGESLKNSMTLDLNDVSQCDGNSSSSTSAVIPSEETVFTPVDEKCRLDVNAELNSSIEDLLEASMPTSDGTVTFKSEVAVLSPERAENDDTYKDDVNHNQKCKEKMEAEEEEALAIAMAMSASQDALPIIPQLQVENGEDIIIIQQDTPETLPGHTKAKHHYREDAEWLKGQQIGLGAFSSCYQAQDVGTGTLMAVKQVTYVRNTSTEQEEVVEALREEIRMMSHLNHPNIIRMLGATCEKSNYNLFIEWMAGGSVAHLLSKYGAFKESVIINYTEQLLRGLSYLHENQIIHRDVKGANLLIDSTGHRLRIADFGAAARLASKGTGAGEFQGQLLGTIAFMAPEVLRGQQYGRSCDVWSVGCVVIEMACAKPPWNAEKHSNHLALIFKIASATTAPSVPTHLSPGLKDVTLRCLELQPQDRPPSRELLKHPVFRTTW, from the exons tcGTGATATGGAGAATAAAGAAACTCCCAGGGGATTGCAGAAGATGGATGACCGCCCAGAAGAGCGCATGATCAGGGAGAAGCTCAAGGCAACGTGTATGCCAGCGTGGAAGCATGAATGGCTGGAAAGAAGAAGCAGGAGAGGCCCTGTG GTGGTGAAACCTATTCCCGCAAAAGTAGATGGATCAGAAATGAACAAACTCTGTCTGGAACCTCAAGCTGAAGGACAAAGCACTGCTTCTTCACTGACACAGAAAGGAAGACGTAGTCCTTCTCCTAGTAGctcctcttcatcatcttctAGGACGGTTAAATCTGAATCACCGGGTGTTAGAAGAAAAAGAGTATCTCCAGTGCCT TTTCAGAGTGGACGAATAACACCACCTCGACGAGCCCCATCTCCAGATGGCTTCTCTCCATACAGCCCTGAGGAAACAAATCGTCGTGTCAACAAAGTTATGCGAGCCAGGCTGTACTTGCTGCAGCAGATAGGACCCAACTCTTTCTTAATTGGAGGAGACAGCCCTGATAATAAATACAGAGTGTTTATTGGGCCTCAG ACTTGTAGCTGTGGCCGTGGGACGTTTTGTATTCATCTGCTGTTTGTTATGCTACGGGTGTTCCAGCTTGAACCCTCAGACCCTATGCTCTGGAGAAAGACACTGAAGAACTTCGAG gTTGAGAGTTTGTTCCAGAAATATCACAGTAGGCGTAGCTCGAGGATCAAAGCTCCATCTCGTAACACCATCCAGAAGTTTGTCTCACGCATGTCAAATTCTCATACATTGTCATCATCTAGTACTTCTACATCTAGTTCAGAAAACAG tatgaaGGATGAAGAAGAACAGATGTGCCCCATTTGTTTGTTAGGCATGCTGGACGAAGAAAGCCTAACTGTGTGTGAAGATGGCTGCAGGAACAAATTACACCACCACTGCATGTCAATAT GGGCAGAagaatgcagaagaaacagagagcCACTTATCTGTCCTCTTTGTAGATCTAAATGGAGATCTCATGATTTCTACAG TCATGAATTGCCAAATCCTGTGGATTCCTCTGTTCTCCGTGTGGTTCAGCAACAAACTCAGCAGCAATCTACAGCTGGATCACAGAGAAGAACCCAAGAGAGCAATTTTAACCTTACTCATTATGGGGTCCAGCAGATCCCTTCTGCCTATAAAGACTTAGCTGAGCCATGGATtcag GTGTTTGGAATGGAGCTTGTTGGCTGCTTGTTTTCTCGCAACTGGAATATACGAGAGATGGCACTTAGACGTCTTTCCCATGATGTTAGTGGTGCTCTATTACTGGCTAATGGTGAAAGCACTGGAAATTCTGGAAGCAGCAATGGAAACAACACAAGTGCTGGAGCTCTGGGAGCAGCTAGTGGGTCATCTCAGACCAGTATCTCAGGAGATGTGGTGGTGGAATCCTGCTGTAGCGTGCTGTCCATGGTCTGTGCCGACCCTGTCTACAAAGTGTATGTTGCTGCTTTA aaAACTTTAAGAGCCATGCTGGTGTATACTCCCTGTCATACTTTGGCAGAGAGGACTAAACTACAGCGACTTCTCAAGCCAGTTGTAGAGACAATATTAGTTAAGTGTGCAGATGCCAACAG TCGAACAAGCCAACTTTCAGTCTCAACACTACTGGAGATGTGTAAAGGCCAAGCGGGCGAGCTGGCAGTTGGGAGAGAAATACTTAAATCTG GGTCCATTGGTATTGGTGGTGTTGATTATGTCTTAAATTGTATTCTCGGAACCCAAACTGAATCTATCAACTGGCAAGCGCTACTGGGGCGACTTTGTCTAATAGACAGACTTCTATTGGAATTTCCTGGTGAATTTTATCCCCATATTGTCTGTGGAGATGTTTTACAGGCTGATACCATAGTAGACAG gtaTAAGAAACTTCTTTCCCTCTTAACTTTCGCCTTGCAGTCAATTGACAATTCCCACTCAATGGTCGGTAAATTATCACGGAGAGTATTTTTGAGTGCAGCAAGAATGGTGGCAAGAGTGCCCCATGTTTTTGTAAAGCTGTTAGAAATGCTGAGTGCAACGAGCTCAACTCACTATGCAAGGATGCGCAGACGTCTGATGGCAATAGCAGATGAAATGGAAATTGCAGAAGCCATCCAGCTAGGCATGGAAGAAATGCGCTCTGGGGAATGCCGACATGAAGACTTTTTGCAGCTACCTGTACCAGATAACTCTCCAGAAGCTACAGAGAGTAATACTCCTAACAATACTGTCCAGTTATCAGGGAAAAGTGGGAAAGGTTTCAGTGATAAAAACCTGAGTGCCAGTCCAGAGGACATTTCTGAGACACTGGCTGGCCTTGCTGTGGGACTTCCTGTTTCATCAGTAACCACTGAGCAACCAAAGCCAGCCattcaaacaaaaggaaaaccccACAGTCAGTGTTTAAACTCTTCTCCCTCGTCCAGTCATTCCCAGTCACTATTCCCAACGCTTCTGTCTCCTTCAAACCCATCTGTACCAGCTGGCACTGTAACAGATGTCTCTAAACTCAGACCTCAGGGATTCGTTCCCTGCAAAATCCCCTCACCTTCTCCTCAAACGCAGCGGAAACTTTCTCTCCAGTTTCAGagaaactgttctgaaaataaagaaCCAGAGAAGCTTTCTCCAGTTTTTACCCAAGCCAGGCCATTGCCATCCAGTCACATACACAGGCCAAAGCCATCACGACCCACCCCAAGTGATGTGAACAAGCAGGGAGAATCCTTAAAAAACAGTATGACGCTTGACCTGAATGATGTTTCACAGTGTGATGGCAATAGTAGTAGTAGTACCAGCGCAGTTATACCAAGCGAAGAGACAGTGTTCACACCAGTAGATGAAAAATGCCGACTGGATGTTAATGCAGAGCTCAATTCCAGTATTGAGGACCTACTCGAGGCCTCCATGCCAACGAGTGATGGCACAGTTACATTCAAGTCTGAAGTTGCAGTTCTTTCTCCTGAGCGGGCAGAAAATGATGATACTTACAAAGATGATGTAAATCATAAtcaaaaatgcaaggaaaagatggaagctgaagaggaggaagctTTAGCTATTGCTATGGCAATGTCAGCGTCTCAAGATGCCCTGCCAATAATTCCGCAACTACAGGTCGAAAATGGTGAAGATATCATAATAATTCAGCAGGAT ACACCAGAAACCCTGCCTGGACACACCAAAGCAAAACACCATTACAGAGAAGATGCAGAATGGCTTAAAGGTCAGCAAATTGGTCTTGGAGCTTTCTCTTCCTGTTACCAAGCTCAAGATGTAGGAACGGGGACATTAATGGCTGTAAAACAG GTGACATATGTCAGGAACACATCAACTGAGCAAGAAGAAGTAGTTGAAGCACTGAGAGAAGAAATAAGGATGATGAGTCATCTGAACCATCCTAACATTATTCGAATGTTGGGTGCTACGTGTGAGAAGAGCAACTATAACCTCTTTATTGAATGGATGGCAG ggGGTTCAGTTGCTCATTTGTTAAGTAAATATGGAGCCTTCAAAGAATCGGTTATTATTAATTACACAGAACAACTGTTACGTGGCCTTTCTTACCTCCATGAGAATCAGATAATCCATAGGGATGTTAAAG GTGCCAATTTGCTAATTGACAGCACAGGTCATAGATTAAGAATTGCTGATTTTGGAGCTGCAGCCAGGTTGGCATCAAAAGGAACTGGTGCTGGGGAGTTTCAGGGACAGTTGTTGGGAACTATTGCATTTATGGCACCAGAG GTGCTGAGAGGTCAGCAGTACGGTAGGAGCTGTGATGTGTGGAGCGTTGGCTGTGTTGTTATAGAAATGGCTTGTGCTAAACCTCCCTGGAACGCAGAGAAACACTCCAATCATCTTGCTCTGATATTTAAG aTCGCTAGTGCAACTACTGCTCCATCAGTCCCTACACATCTGTCTCCTGGCTTGAAAGATGTGACTCTTCGGTGTTTAGAACTTCAACCTCAGGACAGACCCCCATCAAGGGAGCTGCTGAAACACCCGGTCTTTCGTACCACATGGTAG
- the MAP3K1 gene encoding mitogen-activated protein kinase kinase kinase 1 isoform X1 — MCAGGAFVFNFCRSPPGALKDRDMENKETPRGLQKMDDRPEERMIREKLKATCMPAWKHEWLERRSRRGPVVVKPIPAKVDGSEMNKLCLEPQAEGQSTASSLTQKGRRSPSPSSSSSSSSRTVKSESPGVRRKRVSPVPFQSGRITPPRRAPSPDGFSPYSPEETNRRVNKVMRARLYLLQQIGPNSFLIGGDSPDNKYRVFIGPQTCSCGRGTFCIHLLFVMLRVFQLEPSDPMLWRKTLKNFEVESLFQKYHSRRSSRIKAPSRNTIQKFVSRMSNSHTLSSSSTSTSSSENSMKDEEEQMCPICLLGMLDEESLTVCEDGCRNKLHHHCMSIWAEECRRNREPLICPLCRSKWRSHDFYSHELPNPVDSSVLRVVQQQTQQQSTAGSQRRTQESNFNLTHYGVQQIPSAYKDLAEPWIQVFGMELVGCLFSRNWNIREMALRRLSHDVSGALLLANGESTGNSGSSNGNNTSAGALGAASGSSQTSISGDVVVESCCSVLSMVCADPVYKVYVAALKTLRAMLVYTPCHTLAERTKLQRLLKPVVETILVKCADANSRTSQLSVSTLLEMCKGQAGELAVGREILKSGSIGIGGVDYVLNCILGTQTESINWQALLGRLCLIDRLLLEFPGEFYPHIVCGDVLQADTIVDRYKKLLSLLTFALQSIDNSHSMVGKLSRRVFLSAARMVARVPHVFVKLLEMLSATSSTHYARMRRRLMAIADEMEIAEAIQLGMEEMRSGECRHEDFLQLPVPDNSPEATESNTPNNTVQLSGKSGKGFSDKNLSASPEDISETLAGLAVGLPVSSVTTEQPKPAIQTKGKPHSQCLNSSPSSSHSQSLFPTLLSPSNPSVPAGTVTDVSKLRPQGFVPCKIPSPSPQTQRKLSLQFQRNCSENKEPEKLSPVFTQARPLPSSHIHRPKPSRPTPSDVNKQGESLKNSMTLDLNDVSQCDGNSSSSTSAVIPSEETVFTPVDEKCRLDVNAELNSSIEDLLEASMPTSDGTVTFKSEVAVLSPERAENDDTYKDDVNHNQKCKEKMEAEEEEALAIAMAMSASQDALPIIPQLQVENGEDIIIIQQDTPETLPGHTKAKHHYREDAEWLKGQQIGLGAFSSCYQAQDVGTGTLMAVKQVTYVRNTSTEQEEVVEALREEIRMMSHLNHPNIIRMLGATCEKSNYNLFIEWMAGGSVAHLLSKYGAFKESVIINYTEQLLRGLSYLHENQIIHRDVKGANLLIDSTGHRLRIADFGAAARLASKGTGAGEFQGQLLGTIAFMAPEVLRGQQYGRSCDVWSVGCVVIEMACAKPPWNAEKHSNHLALIFKIASATTAPSVPTHLSPGLKDVTLRCLELQPQDRPPSRELLKHPVFRTTW, encoded by the exons tcGTGATATGGAGAATAAAGAAACTCCCAGGGGATTGCAGAAGATGGATGACCGCCCAGAAGAGCGCATGATCAGGGAGAAGCTCAAGGCAACGTGTATGCCAGCGTGGAAGCATGAATGGCTGGAAAGAAGAAGCAGGAGAGGCCCTGTG GTGGTGAAACCTATTCCCGCAAAAGTAGATGGATCAGAAATGAACAAACTCTGTCTGGAACCTCAAGCTGAAGGACAAAGCACTGCTTCTTCACTGACACAGAAAGGAAGACGTAGTCCTTCTCCTAGTAGctcctcttcatcatcttctAGGACGGTTAAATCTGAATCACCGGGTGTTAGAAGAAAAAGAGTATCTCCAGTGCCT TTTCAGAGTGGACGAATAACACCACCTCGACGAGCCCCATCTCCAGATGGCTTCTCTCCATACAGCCCTGAGGAAACAAATCGTCGTGTCAACAAAGTTATGCGAGCCAGGCTGTACTTGCTGCAGCAGATAGGACCCAACTCTTTCTTAATTGGAGGAGACAGCCCTGATAATAAATACAGAGTGTTTATTGGGCCTCAG ACTTGTAGCTGTGGCCGTGGGACGTTTTGTATTCATCTGCTGTTTGTTATGCTACGGGTGTTCCAGCTTGAACCCTCAGACCCTATGCTCTGGAGAAAGACACTGAAGAACTTCGAG gTTGAGAGTTTGTTCCAGAAATATCACAGTAGGCGTAGCTCGAGGATCAAAGCTCCATCTCGTAACACCATCCAGAAGTTTGTCTCACGCATGTCAAATTCTCATACATTGTCATCATCTAGTACTTCTACATCTAGTTCAGAAAACAG tatgaaGGATGAAGAAGAACAGATGTGCCCCATTTGTTTGTTAGGCATGCTGGACGAAGAAAGCCTAACTGTGTGTGAAGATGGCTGCAGGAACAAATTACACCACCACTGCATGTCAATAT GGGCAGAagaatgcagaagaaacagagagcCACTTATCTGTCCTCTTTGTAGATCTAAATGGAGATCTCATGATTTCTACAG TCATGAATTGCCAAATCCTGTGGATTCCTCTGTTCTCCGTGTGGTTCAGCAACAAACTCAGCAGCAATCTACAGCTGGATCACAGAGAAGAACCCAAGAGAGCAATTTTAACCTTACTCATTATGGGGTCCAGCAGATCCCTTCTGCCTATAAAGACTTAGCTGAGCCATGGATtcag GTGTTTGGAATGGAGCTTGTTGGCTGCTTGTTTTCTCGCAACTGGAATATACGAGAGATGGCACTTAGACGTCTTTCCCATGATGTTAGTGGTGCTCTATTACTGGCTAATGGTGAAAGCACTGGAAATTCTGGAAGCAGCAATGGAAACAACACAAGTGCTGGAGCTCTGGGAGCAGCTAGTGGGTCATCTCAGACCAGTATCTCAGGAGATGTGGTGGTGGAATCCTGCTGTAGCGTGCTGTCCATGGTCTGTGCCGACCCTGTCTACAAAGTGTATGTTGCTGCTTTA aaAACTTTAAGAGCCATGCTGGTGTATACTCCCTGTCATACTTTGGCAGAGAGGACTAAACTACAGCGACTTCTCAAGCCAGTTGTAGAGACAATATTAGTTAAGTGTGCAGATGCCAACAG TCGAACAAGCCAACTTTCAGTCTCAACACTACTGGAGATGTGTAAAGGCCAAGCGGGCGAGCTGGCAGTTGGGAGAGAAATACTTAAATCTG GGTCCATTGGTATTGGTGGTGTTGATTATGTCTTAAATTGTATTCTCGGAACCCAAACTGAATCTATCAACTGGCAAGCGCTACTGGGGCGACTTTGTCTAATAGACAGACTTCTATTGGAATTTCCTGGTGAATTTTATCCCCATATTGTCTGTGGAGATGTTTTACAGGCTGATACCATAGTAGACAG gtaTAAGAAACTTCTTTCCCTCTTAACTTTCGCCTTGCAGTCAATTGACAATTCCCACTCAATGGTCGGTAAATTATCACGGAGAGTATTTTTGAGTGCAGCAAGAATGGTGGCAAGAGTGCCCCATGTTTTTGTAAAGCTGTTAGAAATGCTGAGTGCAACGAGCTCAACTCACTATGCAAGGATGCGCAGACGTCTGATGGCAATAGCAGATGAAATGGAAATTGCAGAAGCCATCCAGCTAGGCATGGAAGAAATGCGCTCTGGGGAATGCCGACATGAAGACTTTTTGCAGCTACCTGTACCAGATAACTCTCCAGAAGCTACAGAGAGTAATACTCCTAACAATACTGTCCAGTTATCAGGGAAAAGTGGGAAAGGTTTCAGTGATAAAAACCTGAGTGCCAGTCCAGAGGACATTTCTGAGACACTGGCTGGCCTTGCTGTGGGACTTCCTGTTTCATCAGTAACCACTGAGCAACCAAAGCCAGCCattcaaacaaaaggaaaaccccACAGTCAGTGTTTAAACTCTTCTCCCTCGTCCAGTCATTCCCAGTCACTATTCCCAACGCTTCTGTCTCCTTCAAACCCATCTGTACCAGCTGGCACTGTAACAGATGTCTCTAAACTCAGACCTCAGGGATTCGTTCCCTGCAAAATCCCCTCACCTTCTCCTCAAACGCAGCGGAAACTTTCTCTCCAGTTTCAGagaaactgttctgaaaataaagaaCCAGAGAAGCTTTCTCCAGTTTTTACCCAAGCCAGGCCATTGCCATCCAGTCACATACACAGGCCAAAGCCATCACGACCCACCCCAAGTGATGTGAACAAGCAGGGAGAATCCTTAAAAAACAGTATGACGCTTGACCTGAATGATGTTTCACAGTGTGATGGCAATAGTAGTAGTAGTACCAGCGCAGTTATACCAAGCGAAGAGACAGTGTTCACACCAGTAGATGAAAAATGCCGACTGGATGTTAATGCAGAGCTCAATTCCAGTATTGAGGACCTACTCGAGGCCTCCATGCCAACGAGTGATGGCACAGTTACATTCAAGTCTGAAGTTGCAGTTCTTTCTCCTGAGCGGGCAGAAAATGATGATACTTACAAAGATGATGTAAATCATAAtcaaaaatgcaaggaaaagatggaagctgaagaggaggaagctTTAGCTATTGCTATGGCAATGTCAGCGTCTCAAGATGCCCTGCCAATAATTCCGCAACTACAGGTCGAAAATGGTGAAGATATCATAATAATTCAGCAGGAT ACACCAGAAACCCTGCCTGGACACACCAAAGCAAAACACCATTACAGAGAAGATGCAGAATGGCTTAAAGGTCAGCAAATTGGTCTTGGAGCTTTCTCTTCCTGTTACCAAGCTCAAGATGTAGGAACGGGGACATTAATGGCTGTAAAACAG GTGACATATGTCAGGAACACATCAACTGAGCAAGAAGAAGTAGTTGAAGCACTGAGAGAAGAAATAAGGATGATGAGTCATCTGAACCATCCTAACATTATTCGAATGTTGGGTGCTACGTGTGAGAAGAGCAACTATAACCTCTTTATTGAATGGATGGCAG ggGGTTCAGTTGCTCATTTGTTAAGTAAATATGGAGCCTTCAAAGAATCGGTTATTATTAATTACACAGAACAACTGTTACGTGGCCTTTCTTACCTCCATGAGAATCAGATAATCCATAGGGATGTTAAAG GTGCCAATTTGCTAATTGACAGCACAGGTCATAGATTAAGAATTGCTGATTTTGGAGCTGCAGCCAGGTTGGCATCAAAAGGAACTGGTGCTGGGGAGTTTCAGGGACAGTTGTTGGGAACTATTGCATTTATGGCACCAGAG GTGCTGAGAGGTCAGCAGTACGGTAGGAGCTGTGATGTGTGGAGCGTTGGCTGTGTTGTTATAGAAATGGCTTGTGCTAAACCTCCCTGGAACGCAGAGAAACACTCCAATCATCTTGCTCTGATATTTAAG aTCGCTAGTGCAACTACTGCTCCATCAGTCCCTACACATCTGTCTCCTGGCTTGAAAGATGTGACTCTTCGGTGTTTAGAACTTCAACCTCAGGACAGACCCCCATCAAGGGAGCTGCTGAAACACCCGGTCTTTCGTACCACATGGTAG